One Diceros bicornis minor isolate mBicDic1 chromosome 26, mDicBic1.mat.cur, whole genome shotgun sequence DNA segment encodes these proteins:
- the PRRT2 gene encoding proline-rich transmembrane protein 2 isoform X2, translated as MAASSSEVSKMKGIEEGPQTQGEGPGHSEAGIGPLQVPAGVSDEPEALQPGPDITGAPVDSELKAGLVPETTETPTGAPETAQARDLSSSPGGESKAHSSLEEACQEPASKPEVSKEATADQGSDLESAVPLEPASEPTLQLDPQSDPQPDPQPGSQPTPKPALQPEPSTQEDPTPEVLTVGEKQENGAVVPLQAGNGEEGPAAQPHSPLSTKPPPANGAPPRVLQQLVEEERLGKAHSGHPGSPRGSLSRHPSSQLAGSGVEGGEGTQKPRDYIILAILSCFCPMWPVNIVAFAYAVMSRNSLQQGDVDGAQRLGRVAKLLSIVALVGGVLIIIASCVINLGGEWGSGTGWEEWQGW; from the exons ATGGCAGCCAGCAGCTCTGAGGTCTCTAAGATGAAAGGGATAGAGGAGGGTCCCCAGACTCAGGGAGAAGGGCCTGGCCATTCTGAAGCCGGAATTGGCCCTCTCCAGGTCCCAGCTGGGGTCTCAGATGAGCCAGAGGCCCTACAGCCAGGCCCAGACATCACTGGGGCCCCTGTGGACTCAGAGCTCAAGGCTGGGCTGGTTCCAGAAACCACAGAGACGCCAACTGGGGCCCCAGAAACAGCCCAGGCCAGAGACCTCAGCTCAAGCCCAGGAGGGGAATCAAAGGCCCACTCCAGCCTGGAAGAAGCATGCCAAGAGCCAGCATCCAAACCCGAAGTGAGCAAAGAGGCCACTGCAGACCAGGGGTCTGACCTGGAATCTGCAGTCCCACTTGAGCCAGCCTCAGAGCCCACTCTCCAGCTGGACCCCCAGTCAGACCCTCAGCCAGACCCCCAGCCAGGTTCCCAGCCCACCCCCAAGCCAGCTCTTCAGCCAGAGCCCTCTACCCAGGAGGACCCCACTCCTGAGGTCCTAACTGTGGGGGAAAAGCAGGAGAATGGGGCAGTGGTTCCCCTGCAGGCTGGCAATGGTGAAGAGGGCCCAGCCGCCCAGCCTCACTCACCACTCTCAACAAAACCCCCCCCAGCCAATGGGGCTCCCCCCCGCGTGCTGCAGCAGCTAGTTGAGGAGGAACGACTAGGAAAGGCTCACAGTGGTCATCCAGGATCTCCTCGAGGTAGCCTGAGCCGCCACCCCAGCTCCCAGCTGGCAGGGTCTGGGGTGGAGGGGGGTGAAGGCACTCAGAAACCTCGGGACTACATCATCCTCGCCATCCTGTCCTGCTTCTGCCCCATGTGGCCTGTCAACATCGTGGCCTTCGCTTATGCCGTCATG TCCCGGAACAGCCTGCAGCAGGGGGACGTGGATGGGGCCCAGCGCCTGGGCCGCGTGGCCAAGCTCTTAAGCATCGTGGCACTGGTAGGGGGGGTCCTCATCATCATCGCCTCCTGCGTCATCAACTTAGGCGGTGAGTGGGGGTCTGGGACAGGCTGGGAGGAATGGCAGGGTTGGTAA
- the PAGR1 gene encoding PAXIP1-associated glutamate-rich protein 1 yields MSLVRGHGDIAATTAVPLSEEGEVTSGLQALAVEDTGGPSASANTPEEEGEGSREEAEREGSGAEEVQGEAPSAEGEEHANGESEDWCVPCSDEEVELPTDGRSWMPPPSEIQRLYELLAAHGTLKLQAEILPRRPPTPEAQSEEERSDEEPEAKEEEEEKPHLPTEFDFDDEPMTPKDSLIDRRRTPGSSARSQKREARLDKVLSDMKRHKKLEEQILRTGRDLFSLDAEDPNSTSPPLRSSGSSLFPRQRKY; encoded by the exons ATGTCCCTTGTCCGGGGTCATGGAGACATTGCGGCCACTACGGCGGTGCCTCTGTCTGAAGAAGGGGAGGTGACCTCCGGCCTCCAGGCTCTGGCCGTGGAGGATACCGGAGGCCCCTCTGCTTCGGCCAATACACCCGAGGAAGAGGGGGAAGGGAGCCGGGAGGAGGCCGAGCGTGAGGGGTCCGGGGCCGAGGAGGTGCAGGGAGAAGCCCCTAGCGCTGAGGGGGAAGAACATGCCAACGGAGAATCCGAGGACTGGTGCGTGCCCTGCAGCGATGAGGAGGTGGAGCTGCCCACAGATGGGCGGTCCTGGATGCCGCCGCCCTCCGAAATCCAGCGGCTCTATGAACTGCTGGCTGCCCACGGTACCCTGAAGCTTCAAGCTGAGATCCTTCCCCGCCGGCCACCCACGCCTGAAGCCCAGAGTGAAGAGGAGAGATCCGATGAGGAGCCAGAGgccaaagaagaggaagaggaaaa ACCGCACCTGCCCACAGAATTTGACTTTGATGATGAACCAATGACACCAAAGGACTCTCTGATTGACCGGAGACGCACCCCAG GAAGCTCAGCCCGGAGCCAGAAACGGGAGGCCCGCCTGGACAAGGTCCTCTCAGACATGAAGCGACACAAAAAGCTGGAGGAGCAGATCCTTCGTACTGGCAGGGACCTCTTCAGCCTGGACGCAGAGGACCCAAACTCCACCAGCCCCCCACTCCGGTCCTCAGGGAGTAGTCTCTTCCCCCGGCAGCGGAAATACTGA
- the PRRT2 gene encoding proline-rich transmembrane protein 2 isoform X1, with amino-acid sequence MAASSSEVSKMKGIEEGPQTQGEGPGHSEAGIGPLQVPAGVSDEPEALQPGPDITGAPVDSELKAGLVPETTETPTGAPETAQARDLSSSPGGESKAHSSLEEACQEPASKPEVSKEATADQGSDLESAVPLEPASEPTLQLDPQSDPQPDPQPGSQPTPKPALQPEPSTQEDPTPEVLTVGEKQENGAVVPLQAGNGEEGPAAQPHSPLSTKPPPANGAPPRVLQQLVEEERLGKAHSGHPGSPRGSLSRHPSSQLAGSGVEGGEGTQKPRDYIILAILSCFCPMWPVNIVAFAYAVMVSPTGPWPRPAVAPSFLPVLGQSPRNSLTFPPLSAWILLSNYRPFACLSLGVHPLSHPCPTLQVGGMLGHVSHSLADQCPPPPTSPTFLPPLTTVHGPDDSFT; translated from the coding sequence ATGGCAGCCAGCAGCTCTGAGGTCTCTAAGATGAAAGGGATAGAGGAGGGTCCCCAGACTCAGGGAGAAGGGCCTGGCCATTCTGAAGCCGGAATTGGCCCTCTCCAGGTCCCAGCTGGGGTCTCAGATGAGCCAGAGGCCCTACAGCCAGGCCCAGACATCACTGGGGCCCCTGTGGACTCAGAGCTCAAGGCTGGGCTGGTTCCAGAAACCACAGAGACGCCAACTGGGGCCCCAGAAACAGCCCAGGCCAGAGACCTCAGCTCAAGCCCAGGAGGGGAATCAAAGGCCCACTCCAGCCTGGAAGAAGCATGCCAAGAGCCAGCATCCAAACCCGAAGTGAGCAAAGAGGCCACTGCAGACCAGGGGTCTGACCTGGAATCTGCAGTCCCACTTGAGCCAGCCTCAGAGCCCACTCTCCAGCTGGACCCCCAGTCAGACCCTCAGCCAGACCCCCAGCCAGGTTCCCAGCCCACCCCCAAGCCAGCTCTTCAGCCAGAGCCCTCTACCCAGGAGGACCCCACTCCTGAGGTCCTAACTGTGGGGGAAAAGCAGGAGAATGGGGCAGTGGTTCCCCTGCAGGCTGGCAATGGTGAAGAGGGCCCAGCCGCCCAGCCTCACTCACCACTCTCAACAAAACCCCCCCCAGCCAATGGGGCTCCCCCCCGCGTGCTGCAGCAGCTAGTTGAGGAGGAACGACTAGGAAAGGCTCACAGTGGTCATCCAGGATCTCCTCGAGGTAGCCTGAGCCGCCACCCCAGCTCCCAGCTGGCAGGGTCTGGGGTGGAGGGGGGTGAAGGCACTCAGAAACCTCGGGACTACATCATCCTCGCCATCCTGTCCTGCTTCTGCCCCATGTGGCCTGTCAACATCGTGGCCTTCGCTTATGCCGTCATGGTGAGCCCCACGGGACCCTGGCCCAGGCCTGCTGTGGCTCCCAGCTTCCTGCCAGTGCTGGGACAGAGCCCCAGGAATAGCCTcaccttccctcccctctctgcatgGATTTTACTTTCCAATTACAGGCCCTTTGCTTGCCTCTCCCTAGGAGTTCACCCTCTAAGCCACCCCTGCCCTACCCTTCAGGTGGGAGGGATGTTGGGACATGTTTCACACAGCCTTGCTGACCAGTGCCCTCCTCCCCCTACTTCTCcaaccttccttcctcccttaacCACTGTCCACGGGCCGGACGACTCTTTCACCTGA
- the MAZ gene encoding myc-associated zinc finger protein isoform X4 has product MDPGNWSSFIFQGHAQNPLQVGAELQSRFFASQGCAQSPFQAAPAPPPTPQAPAAEPLQVDLLPVLAAAQESAAAAAAAAAAAAAAAVAAAPPAPAAASTVDTAALKQPPAPPPPPPPVSAPAAEAAPPVSAATIAAAAATAVVAPTSTVAVAPVASALEKKTKSKGPYICALCAKEFKNGYNLRRHEAIHTGAKAGRVASGAMKMPTMVPLSLLSVPQLSGAGGGGGEAGAGGGAAAVAAGGVVTTTASGKRVRKNHACEMCGKAFRDVYHLNRHKLSHSDEKPYQCPVCQQRFKRKDRMSYHVRSHDGAVHKPYNCSHCGKSFSRPDHLNSHVRQVHSTERPFKCEKCEAAFATKDRLRAHTVRHEEKVPCHVCGKMLSSAYISDHMKVHSQGPHHVCELCNKGTGEVCPMAAAAAAAAAAAAAAAVAAPPTAVGSLSGAEGVPVSSQPLPSQPW; this is encoded by the exons aTGGATCCCGGCAACTGGAGCAGCTTCATCTTCCAG GGTCACGCCCAGAACCCCCTGCAGGTCGGGGCTGAGCTCCAGTCCCGCTTCTTTGCCTCCCAGGGCTGCGCCCAGAGTCCATTCCAG GCCGCGCCGGCGCCCCCACCCACGCCCCAGGCCCCGGCGGCCGAGCCCCTCCAGGTGGACTTGCTCCCGGTTCTCGCCGCCGCCCAGGAGTCTGCCGCGGCCGCGGCTGCCGCCGCagctgccgctgccgccgccgccgttGCTGCTGCGCCCCCGGCCCCGGCCGCCGCCTCTACAGTGGACACAGCGGCTCTGAAGCAGCCCCCCGCGCCCCCTCCGCCGCCCCCGCCGGTGTCGGCGCCCGCTGCCGAGGCCGCGCCCCCTGTTTCTGCCGCCACCATCGCCGCAGCCGCGGCCACCGCCGTCGTAGCCCCAACCTCGACGGTCGCCGTGGCCCCGGTCGCATCTGCCttggagaagaaaacaaagagcaagGGGCCCTACATCTGCGCTCTGTGCGCCAAGGAGTTCAAGAACGGCTACAATCTCCGGAGGCACGAGGCCATCCACACGGGAGCCAAGGCGGGCCGGGTCGCCTCGGGTGCTATGAAGATGCCCACTATGGTGCCCCTGAGCCTTTTGAGCGTACCCCAGCTGAGCGGAGCcggcgggggagggggagaagcgGGAGCCGGCGGCGGAGCGGCTGCAGTGGCCGCTGGTGGCGTGGTGACCACCACCGCCTCGGGGAAGCGCGTCCGGAAGAACCACGCCTGTGAGATGTGCGGCAAGGCTTTCCGCGACGTCTACCACCTGAACCGACATAAGCTGTCGCACTCGGACGAGAAGCCCTACCAGTGCCCGGTGTGCCAGCAGCGCTTCAAGCGCAAGGACCGCATGAGCTACCACGTGCGCTCACATGACGGCGCTGTGCACAAGCCCTACAACTGCTCCCACTGTGGCAAGAGCTTCTCCCG GCCGGATCACCTCAACAGTCACGTCAGACAAGTGCACTCAACAGAACGGCCCTTCAAATGTGAG aaaTGTGAGGCAGCTTTTGCTACGAAGGATCGACTTCGGGCGCACACAGTACGACACGAGGAGAAGGTGCCATGTCATGTGTGTGGCAAGATGCTGAGCTCAGCTTACATTTCGGACCACATGAAGGTGCACAGCCAAGGTCCTCACCACGTCTGTGAACTCTGCAACAAAG GTACTGGTGAGGTCTGTCCAATGGCTgcagcggcggcggcagcagcagcggcggcagcagcggcggcagtggcagCCCCTCCCACAGCTGTGGGCTCCCTTTCGGGGGCCGAGGGGGTGCCTGTGAGCTCTCAGCCACTTCCCTCCCAGCCCTGGTGA
- the MAZ gene encoding myc-associated zinc finger protein isoform X2, with the protein MFPVFPCTLLAPPFPVLGLDSRGVGGLMNSFPPPQGHAQNPLQVGAELQSRFFASQGCAQSPFQAAPAPPPTPQAPAAEPLQVDLLPVLAAAQESAAAAAAAAAAAAAAAVAAAPPAPAAASTVDTAALKQPPAPPPPPPPVSAPAAEAAPPVSAATIAAAAATAVVAPTSTVAVAPVASALEKKTKSKGPYICALCAKEFKNGYNLRRHEAIHTGAKAGRVASGAMKMPTMVPLSLLSVPQLSGAGGGGGEAGAGGGAAAVAAGGVVTTTASGKRVRKNHACEMCGKAFRDVYHLNRHKLSHSDEKPYQCPVCQQRFKRKDRMSYHVRSHDGAVHKPYNCSHCGKSFSRPDHLNSHVRQVHSTERPFKCEKCEAAFATKDRLRAHTVRHEEKVPCHVCGKMLSSAYISDHMKVHSQGPHHVCELCNKGTGEVCPMAAAAAAAAAAAAAAAVAAPPTAVGSLSGAEGVPVSSQPLPSQPW; encoded by the exons ATGTTCCCCGTGTTCCCTTGCACGCTGCTGGCCCCCCCCTTCCCCGTGCTGGGCCTGGACTCCCGGGGGGTGGGCGGCCTCATGAACTCCTTCCCGCCACCTCAGGGTCACGCCCAGAACCCCCTGCAGGTCGGGGCTGAGCTCCAGTCCCGCTTCTTTGCCTCCCAGGGCTGCGCCCAGAGTCCATTCCAG GCCGCGCCGGCGCCCCCACCCACGCCCCAGGCCCCGGCGGCCGAGCCCCTCCAGGTGGACTTGCTCCCGGTTCTCGCCGCCGCCCAGGAGTCTGCCGCGGCCGCGGCTGCCGCCGCagctgccgctgccgccgccgccgttGCTGCTGCGCCCCCGGCCCCGGCCGCCGCCTCTACAGTGGACACAGCGGCTCTGAAGCAGCCCCCCGCGCCCCCTCCGCCGCCCCCGCCGGTGTCGGCGCCCGCTGCCGAGGCCGCGCCCCCTGTTTCTGCCGCCACCATCGCCGCAGCCGCGGCCACCGCCGTCGTAGCCCCAACCTCGACGGTCGCCGTGGCCCCGGTCGCATCTGCCttggagaagaaaacaaagagcaagGGGCCCTACATCTGCGCTCTGTGCGCCAAGGAGTTCAAGAACGGCTACAATCTCCGGAGGCACGAGGCCATCCACACGGGAGCCAAGGCGGGCCGGGTCGCCTCGGGTGCTATGAAGATGCCCACTATGGTGCCCCTGAGCCTTTTGAGCGTACCCCAGCTGAGCGGAGCcggcgggggagggggagaagcgGGAGCCGGCGGCGGAGCGGCTGCAGTGGCCGCTGGTGGCGTGGTGACCACCACCGCCTCGGGGAAGCGCGTCCGGAAGAACCACGCCTGTGAGATGTGCGGCAAGGCTTTCCGCGACGTCTACCACCTGAACCGACATAAGCTGTCGCACTCGGACGAGAAGCCCTACCAGTGCCCGGTGTGCCAGCAGCGCTTCAAGCGCAAGGACCGCATGAGCTACCACGTGCGCTCACATGACGGCGCTGTGCACAAGCCCTACAACTGCTCCCACTGTGGCAAGAGCTTCTCCCG GCCGGATCACCTCAACAGTCACGTCAGACAAGTGCACTCAACAGAACGGCCCTTCAAATGTGAG aaaTGTGAGGCAGCTTTTGCTACGAAGGATCGACTTCGGGCGCACACAGTACGACACGAGGAGAAGGTGCCATGTCATGTGTGTGGCAAGATGCTGAGCTCAGCTTACATTTCGGACCACATGAAGGTGCACAGCCAAGGTCCTCACCACGTCTGTGAACTCTGCAACAAAG GTACTGGTGAGGTCTGTCCAATGGCTgcagcggcggcggcagcagcagcggcggcagcagcggcggcagtggcagCCCCTCCCACAGCTGTGGGCTCCCTTTCGGGGGCCGAGGGGGTGCCTGTGAGCTCTCAGCCACTTCCCTCCCAGCCCTGGTGA
- the MAZ gene encoding myc-associated zinc finger protein isoform X3: protein MDPGNWSSFIFQGHAQNPLQVGAELQSRFFASQGCAQSPFQAAPAPPPTPQAPAAEPLQVDLLPVLAAAQESAAAAAAAAAAAAAAAVAAAPPAPAAASTVDTAALKQPPAPPPPPPPVSAPAAEAAPPVSAATIAAAAATAVVAPTSTVAVAPVASALEKKTKSKGPYICALCAKEFKNGYNLRRHEAIHTGAKAGRVASGAMKMPTMVPLSLLSVPQLSGAGGGGGEAGAGGGAAAVAAGGVVTTTASGKRVRKNHACEMCGKAFRDVYHLNRHKLSHSDEKPYQCPVCQQRFKRKDRMSYHVRSHDGAVHKPYNCSHCGKSFSRPDHLNSHVRQVHSTERPFKCEKCEAAFATKDRLRAHTVRHEEKVPCHVCGKMLSSAYISDHMKVHSQGPHHVCELCNKGFTTAAYLRIHAVKDHGLQAPRADRILCKLCSVHCKTPAQLAGHMQTHLGGAAPPVPGDAPQPQPTC, encoded by the exons aTGGATCCCGGCAACTGGAGCAGCTTCATCTTCCAG GGTCACGCCCAGAACCCCCTGCAGGTCGGGGCTGAGCTCCAGTCCCGCTTCTTTGCCTCCCAGGGCTGCGCCCAGAGTCCATTCCAG GCCGCGCCGGCGCCCCCACCCACGCCCCAGGCCCCGGCGGCCGAGCCCCTCCAGGTGGACTTGCTCCCGGTTCTCGCCGCCGCCCAGGAGTCTGCCGCGGCCGCGGCTGCCGCCGCagctgccgctgccgccgccgccgttGCTGCTGCGCCCCCGGCCCCGGCCGCCGCCTCTACAGTGGACACAGCGGCTCTGAAGCAGCCCCCCGCGCCCCCTCCGCCGCCCCCGCCGGTGTCGGCGCCCGCTGCCGAGGCCGCGCCCCCTGTTTCTGCCGCCACCATCGCCGCAGCCGCGGCCACCGCCGTCGTAGCCCCAACCTCGACGGTCGCCGTGGCCCCGGTCGCATCTGCCttggagaagaaaacaaagagcaagGGGCCCTACATCTGCGCTCTGTGCGCCAAGGAGTTCAAGAACGGCTACAATCTCCGGAGGCACGAGGCCATCCACACGGGAGCCAAGGCGGGCCGGGTCGCCTCGGGTGCTATGAAGATGCCCACTATGGTGCCCCTGAGCCTTTTGAGCGTACCCCAGCTGAGCGGAGCcggcgggggagggggagaagcgGGAGCCGGCGGCGGAGCGGCTGCAGTGGCCGCTGGTGGCGTGGTGACCACCACCGCCTCGGGGAAGCGCGTCCGGAAGAACCACGCCTGTGAGATGTGCGGCAAGGCTTTCCGCGACGTCTACCACCTGAACCGACATAAGCTGTCGCACTCGGACGAGAAGCCCTACCAGTGCCCGGTGTGCCAGCAGCGCTTCAAGCGCAAGGACCGCATGAGCTACCACGTGCGCTCACATGACGGCGCTGTGCACAAGCCCTACAACTGCTCCCACTGTGGCAAGAGCTTCTCCCG GCCGGATCACCTCAACAGTCACGTCAGACAAGTGCACTCAACAGAACGGCCCTTCAAATGTGAG aaaTGTGAGGCAGCTTTTGCTACGAAGGATCGACTTCGGGCGCACACAGTACGACACGAGGAGAAGGTGCCATGTCATGTGTGTGGCAAGATGCTGAGCTCAGCTTACATTTCGGACCACATGAAGGTGCACAGCCAAGGTCCTCACCACGTCTGTGAACTCTGCAACAAAG GCTTCACCACGGCAGCATACCTGCGCATCCACGCGGTGAAGGACCATGGGCTCCAGGCCCCGCGGGCTGACCGCATCCTGTGCAAGCTGTGCAGCGTGCACTGCAAGACCCCTGCCCAGCTGGCCGGCCACATGCAGACCCATCTGGGGGGGGCCGCCCCCCCTGTCCCGGGAGATGCCCCCCAGCCACAGCCCACCTGCTGA
- the MAZ gene encoding myc-associated zinc finger protein isoform X1, with protein sequence MFPVFPCTLLAPPFPVLGLDSRGVGGLMNSFPPPQGHAQNPLQVGAELQSRFFASQGCAQSPFQAAPAPPPTPQAPAAEPLQVDLLPVLAAAQESAAAAAAAAAAAAAAAVAAAPPAPAAASTVDTAALKQPPAPPPPPPPVSAPAAEAAPPVSAATIAAAAATAVVAPTSTVAVAPVASALEKKTKSKGPYICALCAKEFKNGYNLRRHEAIHTGAKAGRVASGAMKMPTMVPLSLLSVPQLSGAGGGGGEAGAGGGAAAVAAGGVVTTTASGKRVRKNHACEMCGKAFRDVYHLNRHKLSHSDEKPYQCPVCQQRFKRKDRMSYHVRSHDGAVHKPYNCSHCGKSFSRPDHLNSHVRQVHSTERPFKCEKCEAAFATKDRLRAHTVRHEEKVPCHVCGKMLSSAYISDHMKVHSQGPHHVCELCNKGFTTAAYLRIHAVKDHGLQAPRADRILCKLCSVHCKTPAQLAGHMQTHLGGAAPPVPGDAPQPQPTC encoded by the exons ATGTTCCCCGTGTTCCCTTGCACGCTGCTGGCCCCCCCCTTCCCCGTGCTGGGCCTGGACTCCCGGGGGGTGGGCGGCCTCATGAACTCCTTCCCGCCACCTCAGGGTCACGCCCAGAACCCCCTGCAGGTCGGGGCTGAGCTCCAGTCCCGCTTCTTTGCCTCCCAGGGCTGCGCCCAGAGTCCATTCCAG GCCGCGCCGGCGCCCCCACCCACGCCCCAGGCCCCGGCGGCCGAGCCCCTCCAGGTGGACTTGCTCCCGGTTCTCGCCGCCGCCCAGGAGTCTGCCGCGGCCGCGGCTGCCGCCGCagctgccgctgccgccgccgccgttGCTGCTGCGCCCCCGGCCCCGGCCGCCGCCTCTACAGTGGACACAGCGGCTCTGAAGCAGCCCCCCGCGCCCCCTCCGCCGCCCCCGCCGGTGTCGGCGCCCGCTGCCGAGGCCGCGCCCCCTGTTTCTGCCGCCACCATCGCCGCAGCCGCGGCCACCGCCGTCGTAGCCCCAACCTCGACGGTCGCCGTGGCCCCGGTCGCATCTGCCttggagaagaaaacaaagagcaagGGGCCCTACATCTGCGCTCTGTGCGCCAAGGAGTTCAAGAACGGCTACAATCTCCGGAGGCACGAGGCCATCCACACGGGAGCCAAGGCGGGCCGGGTCGCCTCGGGTGCTATGAAGATGCCCACTATGGTGCCCCTGAGCCTTTTGAGCGTACCCCAGCTGAGCGGAGCcggcgggggagggggagaagcgGGAGCCGGCGGCGGAGCGGCTGCAGTGGCCGCTGGTGGCGTGGTGACCACCACCGCCTCGGGGAAGCGCGTCCGGAAGAACCACGCCTGTGAGATGTGCGGCAAGGCTTTCCGCGACGTCTACCACCTGAACCGACATAAGCTGTCGCACTCGGACGAGAAGCCCTACCAGTGCCCGGTGTGCCAGCAGCGCTTCAAGCGCAAGGACCGCATGAGCTACCACGTGCGCTCACATGACGGCGCTGTGCACAAGCCCTACAACTGCTCCCACTGTGGCAAGAGCTTCTCCCG GCCGGATCACCTCAACAGTCACGTCAGACAAGTGCACTCAACAGAACGGCCCTTCAAATGTGAG aaaTGTGAGGCAGCTTTTGCTACGAAGGATCGACTTCGGGCGCACACAGTACGACACGAGGAGAAGGTGCCATGTCATGTGTGTGGCAAGATGCTGAGCTCAGCTTACATTTCGGACCACATGAAGGTGCACAGCCAAGGTCCTCACCACGTCTGTGAACTCTGCAACAAAG GCTTCACCACGGCAGCATACCTGCGCATCCACGCGGTGAAGGACCATGGGCTCCAGGCCCCGCGGGCTGACCGCATCCTGTGCAAGCTGTGCAGCGTGCACTGCAAGACCCCTGCCCAGCTGGCCGGCCACATGCAGACCCATCTGGGGGGGGCCGCCCCCCCTGTCCCGGGAGATGCCCCCCAGCCACAGCCCACCTGCTGA